One Aulosira sp. FACHB-615 DNA segment encodes these proteins:
- a CDS encoding ABC transporter permease: MKLIQKLLNSPFWALVKKEISQILRNKQLIVLLIVPPTIQLLLYGFILNPDVHNLRLGVIDYANVSASRELVSAMTSNQIFTLESVPSSEKDLSRQVEEGKLDVGVIIPPDFARQLAQKSAEIQVFIDAVNANTAGIAGNYMNQIIQQYNLHLTEAQVIPPISPEVVFLYNPGLTSSWFFVPGVMGLVLTLIGTLVSAITVVREKDTGTLEQLLMTPAANWQILLSKIVPLAVLLLGDVLLALTLATVVFHVPFRGNFILFFGLSSIYVFVGISLGIMLATVCRSQQQVVLTSFFINLPMVQTSGAIAPIEAMPPFFQVVSLLNPLRHYIPIVRGILLKGVGLDVLWINVLALVAFAVVLLTISIYKFRSQLS, encoded by the coding sequence ATGAAACTTATTCAAAAATTATTAAACAGCCCATTTTGGGCATTAGTCAAAAAAGAAATTAGCCAAATTTTACGCAACAAACAATTAATAGTTTTACTAATTGTCCCACCTACAATCCAACTACTACTATATGGATTTATCTTAAATCCTGATGTGCATAACTTACGGTTAGGTGTTATCGACTATGCTAACGTCAGCGCCAGCCGTGAGTTAGTGTCAGCCATGACATCCAATCAGATTTTTACCCTGGAATCTGTACCAAGCAGCGAAAAAGATTTGAGTCGCCAAGTAGAAGAAGGTAAATTAGATGTCGGAGTCATAATTCCCCCCGATTTTGCGCGTCAACTCGCCCAAAAATCAGCAGAAATTCAGGTATTTATTGATGCCGTAAATGCCAATACCGCCGGGATTGCGGGAAATTATATGAATCAAATTATTCAACAATATAATTTGCATTTAACCGAGGCGCAAGTTATTCCCCCAATTTCACCGGAAGTTGTCTTTCTCTACAACCCTGGGTTAACTAGTAGCTGGTTTTTTGTACCGGGAGTTATGGGTTTAGTTCTGACATTAATTGGCACATTAGTTTCCGCAATCACAGTTGTGCGGGAGAAAGATACCGGCACATTAGAACAATTATTAATGACTCCGGCGGCGAACTGGCAAATTTTATTATCAAAAATTGTGCCTTTAGCTGTGTTGTTACTCGGCGATGTTCTACTCGCTTTGACATTAGCCACAGTAGTATTTCATGTCCCATTCCGAGGAAATTTTATCCTGTTTTTTGGGTTGTCGAGTATTTATGTATTCGTGGGGATTAGTTTAGGGATTATGTTGGCGACTGTTTGTCGTTCCCAACAGCAAGTAGTTCTCACATCTTTCTTTATCAATTTACCAATGGTACAGACTTCTGGTGCGATCGCACCAATTGAAGCCATGCCACCTTTCTTTCAAGTTGTGTCTTTACTCAATCCCCTACGCCATTACATCCCCATTGTCCGAGGAATTTTACTCAAAGGAGTCGGGTTAGATGTATTGTGGATAAATGTTTTAGCACTAGTAGCCTTTGCAGTAGTTTTATTAACTATTAGTATTTACAAGTTCCGCAGTCAACTAAGCTAA
- a CDS encoding MAC/perforin domain-containing protein — MQLQELTTNNISPLNNWDVISRGYNILEVDPLHLVDNSGLRMVFDLEATVPILDGSGIKSSEVLHISESSGLLDATTTVIFSAYDIQSFLHQNINFNINDSIGELFAYSRSSTYENIIQETEYNDNILIYTKVSINNYRLQIDNAKTQKLNSYFQKIVADIYHKSSLLIKEFGTHYAHTVFYGGQAYHKLIFAKEDYISMVGNHINIKDEAQSTFEILKAGKLIATASNLNQFFRNQIENQDEQINYSSRTQSQNFYDWVKSVKTAPVPIKLELLPIYNLLTKEYFPEDKNIEQKQIYLKNEIDKYIINNGHNPSQSVIRYGDEIEMSITSEGQPHYLCHTDKVQYTKTESELQYLSGNHLQKYRWKILATKQEDFNQPVKNNDLVVLQNQASNLYLDAKSGKDEIYFPGEGLTSANQNNPQVVSAKWKVDQLNLAERREVVDGDYLRLQTQWKNDDDEYGYLKGETSLTTDEEQKERVFSFGKGRHQSGCYWKINKVGHCNKYTAATSNKNKNHRITKSLQLYCTINNRCDLPLKLQEYHYAEQCYPNHKSSPPKDVPAKQVVQVLAMSGTEGYVIYQLGNDPNAWIKIFWDQISGFQVETFHENIVVQCDGFIGSALVENVLLKIADVR; from the coding sequence ATGCAACTCCAAGAACTAACGACGAATAATATCAGTCCTCTGAATAATTGGGATGTAATTAGTAGAGGCTACAATATTTTAGAAGTTGACCCATTACATTTAGTTGATAATTCAGGTTTGAGAATGGTATTCGATTTAGAAGCTACTGTTCCAATCCTAGACGGTAGTGGAATCAAGTCCTCGGAAGTTTTGCATATTTCCGAAAGTAGTGGCTTATTAGATGCTACAACAACAGTAATCTTTTCTGCTTATGATATTCAATCTTTCTTACACCAAAATATCAACTTTAATATTAATGATTCCATAGGAGAATTATTTGCTTATAGCCGCAGTAGTACCTATGAAAATATCATTCAAGAAACAGAATATAACGATAATATTTTAATTTACACTAAAGTAAGTATCAATAATTATAGGCTTCAGATTGATAACGCTAAAACTCAAAAATTAAACAGCTATTTTCAGAAAATAGTAGCAGATATTTATCATAAATCATCTTTACTAATTAAAGAGTTTGGTACCCACTATGCCCATACAGTTTTTTATGGTGGACAAGCATATCATAAATTAATTTTTGCAAAAGAAGACTACATCTCAATGGTTGGGAATCATATCAATATCAAAGATGAAGCCCAATCTACTTTTGAGATTTTAAAAGCTGGAAAGTTGATTGCAACCGCCTCAAATTTAAATCAATTTTTTCGTAATCAAATTGAAAATCAAGATGAGCAAATAAATTATAGTAGTAGGACGCAATCTCAAAATTTTTATGATTGGGTTAAATCTGTAAAAACTGCTCCTGTACCAATTAAATTAGAATTATTACCCATCTATAATTTATTAACAAAAGAATATTTTCCTGAAGATAAAAATATTGAACAAAAACAAATATATCTCAAAAACGAAATAGATAAATACATCATCAATAATGGTCATAATCCATCACAATCCGTCATCCGATATGGTGATGAAATTGAAATGAGTATTACATCTGAAGGTCAGCCTCACTATCTCTGTCATACAGATAAAGTTCAATATACTAAGACTGAATCTGAGTTGCAATATCTCAGTGGTAATCACTTACAAAAATATAGATGGAAGATTCTTGCAACTAAGCAAGAAGATTTTAATCAACCAGTAAAAAATAATGATTTAGTTGTCCTGCAAAACCAAGCCTCGAACCTTTATTTAGATGCTAAATCAGGCAAAGATGAAATATACTTTCCAGGTGAGGGTTTAACTTCTGCCAATCAAAATAATCCTCAAGTAGTTAGTGCTAAATGGAAAGTTGATCAGCTGAATTTAGCTGAACGGCGAGAAGTAGTAGATGGAGATTATTTAAGATTACAAACTCAATGGAAAAATGATGACGATGAATATGGTTATTTAAAAGGAGAAACTAGCCTCACTACTGATGAAGAACAAAAAGAAAGAGTATTTTCTTTTGGCAAAGGTCGTCATCAAAGTGGTTGTTATTGGAAAATCAATAAAGTTGGGCATTGTAACAAATATACAGCAGCAACATCTAACAAAAATAAAAATCACAGAATTACTAAATCATTACAGTTATACTGCACAATTAATAACCGTTGTGATTTACCATTAAAACTGCAAGAATATCATTATGCGGAACAATGTTACCCAAATCATAAGTCTAGTCCACCAAAAGATGTCCCAGCAAAACAAGTAGTTCAAGTATTGGCGATGTCAGGTACAGAAGGCTATGTGATTTACCAACTGGGAAATGACCCAAATGCCTGGATAAAGATTTTTTGGGATCAAATTAGTGGATTTCAAGTAGAAACATTCCATGAAAATATTGTTGTTCAGTGTGATGGCTTTATTGGTTCAGCTTTGGTAGAAAACGTACTTCTGAAAATAGCTGATGTTAGATAG
- a CDS encoding M90 family metallopeptidase, translating into MGAAIIIFLILGLIVTAIFISPILTKRRRNRIKKRPFPPLWSAVIENNLPIYLRLTPQERRRLQGHIQIFLAEKQFIGCQGLQVTAEMKITIAAVACLLLLNERGEYFPKLRSILIYPSTYFVNQTVAVSDYVVEERRDARLGESWVKDQVILSWEQVQRDTKNWSDGHNVVLHEFAHQLDQEDGKAEGVPILPNKSDYLVWSQVMTAEYQQLCSDIQQDIKTVIDSYGATNPAEFFAVATETFFEKPQQLLEKHSQLYELLQRYYQINPMEWLG; encoded by the coding sequence ATGGGTGCAGCAATTATTATTTTTCTCATCCTGGGATTGATTGTCACCGCAATTTTTATCAGTCCCATTTTGACTAAACGGCGGCGCAATCGCATTAAAAAGCGTCCTTTTCCGCCCCTTTGGAGTGCCGTTATTGAAAATAATCTCCCGATTTACTTACGCCTAACTCCCCAAGAACGCCGACGACTTCAAGGACATATTCAAATATTTTTAGCCGAAAAACAATTTATTGGCTGTCAAGGCTTGCAAGTCACAGCAGAAATGAAAATTACGATTGCGGCTGTTGCTTGTTTACTCCTGTTAAATGAACGCGGTGAATACTTTCCTAAACTGCGGTCAATTTTGATTTATCCCAGCACTTATTTTGTTAATCAAACTGTAGCAGTAAGTGATTATGTTGTCGAAGAAAGACGTGATGCTCGGCTAGGAGAATCTTGGGTAAAAGACCAAGTAATTTTATCTTGGGAACAGGTGCAAAGAGACACCAAAAATTGGAGTGATGGACATAATGTGGTGCTACATGAATTTGCCCATCAATTAGACCAAGAAGATGGTAAAGCTGAAGGTGTACCGATTTTACCCAACAAATCAGATTATCTTGTTTGGTCGCAAGTAATGACAGCAGAATATCAACAACTTTGTAGTGATATTCAACAAGATATCAAAACTGTAATTGATAGTTATGGGGCGACTAATCCCGCCGAATTTTTTGCCGTAGCTACAGAGACTTTTTTTGAAAAGCCACAGCAATTGTTAGAGAAGCACTCACAGCTTTATGAGTTGTTGCAACGCTATTATCAAATCAACCCTATGGAATGGCTTGGATGA
- a CDS encoding zinc ribbon domain-containing protein, whose translation MATVSCPRCHQLVESQAITCPYCRTTLKAFGHPGIPLHRATGDEYLCDSCTYHADDTCNFPQRPYAKDCTLYQNLSEYQLQQEQQRQDNGFSTTFQSWIKRNQTWLLLLGLLIICLLIALSTS comes from the coding sequence GTGGCTACTGTATCTTGTCCTCGTTGCCATCAACTCGTTGAGAGTCAGGCTATTACCTGTCCTTATTGCCGAACAACACTTAAAGCTTTTGGTCATCCCGGTATTCCCTTACATCGCGCTACCGGAGACGAATATTTGTGTGATAGCTGCACCTATCACGCTGACGACACTTGCAACTTTCCCCAGCGTCCCTACGCCAAAGACTGTACCCTTTATCAAAATCTGTCCGAATACCAATTACAGCAAGAACAACAGCGTCAAGACAACGGTTTTTCTACAACTTTTCAAAGTTGGATAAAACGCAATCAAACTTGGCTATTATTACTGGGTTTATTAATTATTTGTTTATTGATAGCTTTGTCAACATCTTAA
- a CDS encoding ATP-binding protein, which produces MWQPKLVWLHILSDFIISISYYSIPLMLVYFINKREDVPFKNIFVLFSAFIISCGTTHLMEILTLWHPYYWLSGTIKALTAIISFYTALTLIPLVPQALTLPSPAQLEQANQALQVEISERKLVENELRQYKERLEELVEQRTAELATANKQLQTEIVQRQKSQERMGELLQELKNTNQELNDFAYIVSHDLKAPLRGIGLLSEWLINDYGDKFDEEGKDLINKIILRVKKLQNLIDSILEYSRIGRIREEKREVNLQYLVSDVIEILEPSKNIQIEVSDNLPIIYCEKTKMQQVFQNLLSNAIKFLGKPQGKIIIACQEVADYWQISVTDNGIGIEEKYFTKIFQIFQKLSSTEDPTSTGIGLSIVKKIVEMYGGSTWVESTFNQGSTFFFTIKKTLQIQPVQPVSTDVGVLLDM; this is translated from the coding sequence TTGTGGCAACCGAAATTAGTATGGCTACATATTTTGTCAGATTTTATAATTTCGATTTCTTATTATTCCATTCCCTTGATGTTGGTATATTTCATCAATAAAAGAGAAGATGTACCATTTAAAAATATTTTTGTTTTATTCAGTGCATTTATTATTTCTTGCGGTACAACTCATTTAATGGAAATATTGACGCTGTGGCATCCGTATTATTGGTTATCAGGAACAATCAAGGCGCTAACAGCAATTATTTCTTTTTATACTGCATTGACTTTAATACCTTTAGTGCCGCAAGCACTGACTTTACCAAGTCCTGCACAACTTGAACAAGCAAATCAAGCTTTACAAGTTGAAATTTCAGAACGTAAGTTAGTGGAAAATGAGTTGCGTCAATATAAAGAACGCTTAGAAGAATTAGTAGAACAGCGCACGGCTGAACTAGCCACAGCCAATAAACAACTGCAAACTGAGATTGTGCAACGCCAGAAATCTCAAGAAAGAATGGGTGAGTTATTACAAGAATTAAAAAACACCAATCAAGAATTGAATGATTTTGCTTACATAGTTTCCCATGATTTAAAAGCCCCATTAAGAGGTATAGGTTTATTATCAGAATGGTTAATTAATGACTATGGCGATAAATTTGATGAAGAAGGCAAAGATTTAATCAACAAAATTATCCTGAGAGTGAAGAAATTACAAAATTTAATTGATAGCATCTTAGAATATTCTAGAATTGGGCGGATTAGGGAAGAGAAGAGAGAAGTTAATTTACAATATTTAGTCAGTGATGTCATTGAAATTCTAGAACCAAGCAAAAATATTCAAATAGAAGTTAGTGATAATTTACCGATTATTTACTGTGAAAAAACTAAAATGCAGCAAGTTTTTCAGAATTTGCTGAGTAATGCCATTAAGTTTTTAGGTAAACCCCAAGGAAAGATTATCATTGCTTGTCAAGAAGTGGCAGATTATTGGCAAATCAGTGTTACAGATAATGGCATTGGCATTGAGGAGAAATATTTTACAAAAATATTCCAGATTTTTCAGAAATTATCTAGTACTGAAGACCCCACAAGTACAGGAATTGGTTTATCTATTGTTAAAAAAATTGTTGAAATGTATGGCGGTAGTACTTGGGTAGAATCAACATTTAATCAAGGTAGTACGTTCTTTTTTACTATCAAAAAAACGCTGCAAATTCAGCCAGTGCAACCAGTGTCTACAGATGTAGGAGTTCTGTTGGATATGTGA
- a CDS encoding DMT family transporter yields the protein MLGILTVILSAFVLAFHNVTVRVLFSEHLVLGLFLLGGYVKPDLPNSFLLMFMRMLLVVPLMAIVAFKLYPSALKELQDAFKYHRTDILRQAFGCGVLMFVYIALLYIAIGLIPTGIAITLFFSYPVFTALLAWKFFGDRPTSFRWLVMGIILVGSVLTIPPSSNSYSSSAITLGILTSVGAGIVYAFYGVIAQKCLEKFHPVPFTWISFASTLVLSGLSLLFWPISSSQLDWTPMWIGSIFSGIVSFAGHTLNNLGIRMISATKAAMIGASSPALTALVAWATISETLTVIQSLGIGVVTLGIALLSAEKHSAS from the coding sequence GTGCTAGGCATCCTGACAGTTATTTTATCTGCTTTTGTTTTAGCGTTTCACAACGTGACTGTGCGAGTTTTATTCTCAGAACATCTCGTACTCGGCTTATTTTTACTTGGTGGATACGTTAAACCAGACTTGCCAAATTCATTTTTGCTGATGTTTATGCGGATGCTGCTAGTGGTTCCACTGATGGCAATTGTAGCGTTCAAGTTATATCCATCGGCATTGAAAGAATTACAAGATGCCTTTAAATATCATCGTACTGATATTTTGCGCCAAGCCTTTGGCTGTGGAGTATTAATGTTTGTGTATATTGCCTTACTCTACATTGCGATTGGTTTGATTCCGACAGGAATTGCTATTACTTTGTTTTTTTCTTATCCTGTGTTTACTGCTCTTTTGGCTTGGAAATTTTTTGGCGATCGCCCGACAAGTTTTCGTTGGCTGGTGATGGGTATTATTTTAGTAGGTAGTGTTCTAACTATTCCGCCATCTTCTAATAGTTATAGTAGTTCTGCTATTACTTTAGGAATTCTCACCAGTGTGGGTGCTGGAATTGTTTACGCTTTCTATGGTGTTATCGCCCAAAAATGTTTAGAAAAATTTCATCCAGTTCCCTTCACTTGGATTAGTTTTGCTTCTACTTTAGTGCTTTCTGGTCTTAGCTTACTGTTTTGGCCTATTTCTAGTAGTCAACTTGATTGGACACCAATGTGGATTGGTAGTATTTTTTCGGGTATCGTCAGTTTTGCTGGACATACTTTGAATAATTTGGGTATTCGGATGATTAGTGCTACAAAAGCTGCGATGATTGGTGCTAGTAGTCCAGCTTTGACAGCATTAGTCGCATGGGCAACAATTAGCGAAACTTTAACTGTAATTCAGAGTTTAGGAATTGGTGTGGTGACATTAGGAATTGCGTTACTAAGTGCAGAAAAACATAGTGCATCATGA
- a CDS encoding aegerolysin family protein, with translation MASSLQFHCIINSRCDVPLKLKETYHRSGRWYPEETNQPKDVPAKQVIKAFASSGRIASSSGTEGYVIYQLGNDSNSWIKIYWDVPWLTGSNNKFKVETSHEDIIVQTDGFIGSGSVENILLKVVDLRD, from the coding sequence ATGGCTAGTTCACTACAGTTTCACTGTATAATTAACAGTCGTTGTGATGTACCTTTAAAGCTGAAAGAAACTTATCATCGTTCAGGAAGATGGTATCCAGAAGAAACTAATCAACCAAAAGATGTACCAGCAAAACAAGTTATTAAAGCATTTGCTTCATCTGGTCGTATAGCTTCTTCGTCAGGCACAGAAGGATATGTAATTTACCAATTGGGAAATGACTCAAATTCCTGGATAAAAATCTATTGGGATGTACCTTGGCTGACTGGCTCAAACAACAAATTTAAAGTAGAAACATCTCATGAAGACATCATAGTTCAGACCGATGGTTTTATCGGCTCTGGTTCAGTAGAAAATATTCTCTTAAAAGTAGTTGATTTAAGAGATTAA
- the ilvA gene encoding threonine ammonia-lyase, biosynthetic, with translation MLCDYLVQILTARVYDVAQESPLESAPNLSQRLNNKLLLKREDMQSVFSFKLRGAYNKMANLPPDLLAQGVIAASAGNHAQGVALAASRLGTTAIIVMPVTTPQVKVNAVKARGGQVVLHGNTYDDAYTYARQLEAEKGLTFIHPFDDPDVIAGQGTIGMEILRQYQQPIHAIFVAIGGGGLISGIGAYVKRLRPEIKIIGVEPVDADAMNQSLKAGKRVRLSQVGLFADGVAVREVGEETFRLCQEYVDEIILVDTDDTCAAIKDVFEDTRSILEPAGALAIAAAKAYVEREQIQGQTLVAVACGANMNFDRLRFVAERAELGERREAIFAVAIPEEQGSLRKFCECIGQRNLTEFNYRIADEKEAHIFVGVQIQNRADKAKMIETFENCGFKTIDLTDDELTKLHLRHMVGGHSPLAHNELLYRFEFPERPGALMKFVGSMSPNWNISMFHYRNNGADYGRIVVGMQVPPHEMQEWQAFLDTLGYQYWDESQNLAYKLFLG, from the coding sequence ATGCTTTGCGACTATCTAGTACAAATCCTGACCGCCCGTGTGTATGATGTTGCCCAAGAAAGCCCTTTGGAGTCTGCCCCGAATCTTTCCCAAAGACTGAATAACAAGCTGTTATTAAAGCGGGAAGATATGCAGTCGGTGTTTTCTTTCAAGCTGCGGGGCGCATACAACAAAATGGCAAATTTACCGCCAGATTTGTTAGCACAGGGTGTCATTGCAGCTTCGGCGGGAAATCATGCCCAAGGTGTGGCTTTAGCTGCTAGTCGCTTGGGAACAACTGCGATTATTGTGATGCCTGTAACCACACCCCAAGTAAAAGTGAATGCAGTTAAAGCTAGGGGTGGACAAGTTGTTTTGCATGGCAATACCTACGATGACGCATACACTTATGCGCGACAATTAGAAGCAGAAAAAGGTTTAACTTTTATTCATCCTTTTGATGACCCTGATGTCATTGCTGGTCAGGGAACCATCGGCATGGAAATTTTACGACAATATCAGCAACCCATTCACGCAATTTTTGTGGCTATTGGTGGCGGTGGTTTGATTTCGGGAATTGGGGCTTATGTTAAACGGTTGCGTCCCGAAATTAAAATTATTGGTGTGGAACCTGTTGATGCTGATGCCATGAACCAATCTTTAAAAGCCGGAAAACGGGTGCGGCTGTCGCAAGTTGGTTTGTTTGCTGATGGGGTAGCAGTGCGGGAAGTTGGGGAAGAAACCTTCCGTCTGTGTCAAGAATATGTAGATGAAATTATTTTGGTGGATACAGATGATACCTGTGCCGCAATTAAAGATGTCTTTGAAGATACCCGTTCTATTTTAGAACCTGCGGGGGCATTGGCGATCGCAGCTGCCAAAGCCTACGTCGAACGCGAACAAATTCAAGGACAAACCTTAGTGGCTGTGGCTTGTGGTGCAAATATGAATTTTGACCGTTTGCGGTTTGTTGCTGAACGCGCCGAGTTGGGTGAACGCCGCGAAGCCATATTTGCAGTCGCCATTCCTGAAGAACAGGGTAGTCTGCGGAAGTTTTGCGAATGTATTGGTCAACGCAACTTAACTGAGTTTAATTATCGCATCGCCGATGAGAAAGAAGCCCATATTTTTGTCGGTGTGCAGATTCAAAATCGCGCCGACAAAGCCAAAATGATCGAAACCTTTGAAAATTGTGGCTTTAAAACCATCGATTTAACCGATGATGAACTCACCAAATTACACTTACGCCACATGGTAGGCGGACATTCGCCCCTCGCCCACAATGAATTACTATATCGCTTTGAGTTTCCTGAACGTCCCGGTGCATTGATGAAATTTGTCGGTTCTATGAGTCCCAACTGGAATATCAGTATGTTCCACTATCGCAACAACGGCGCAGACTATGGACGCATTGTTGTGGGGATGCAAGTACCACCCCACGAAATGCAAGAATGGCAAGCCTTTCTCGATACTCTTGGTTATCAGTACTGGGATGAAAGCCAGAACTTAGCATATAAATTATTTTTGGGATAG
- a CDS encoding ABC transporter permease, producing the protein MKRIIAQCIKEIAQFRRDRLTLALAFILPFITLVIFGFAIRLESKDIPLIVQDFNRTNLSSSYIERLYATNQFIPKQWTGGNPIRDAIDKGIAKAAVIIPPEFSRDIQAGKHTTVQVLIDATDVNNARVIRNSIQRVTNFFMQHHGLLPPTNSITARMRLWFNPGRLESLYIVPGVYGVVLWIFPSLLAAIAMVREKEKGTIIQVYASSISATELLLGKGLAYLLIAITETLIVMILGSIIFQVGLVSNPMTLIIGTLLFLIDSVFFGLLIGVRSSNQNAAVQGVSLVGFITSLLLSGFIYPLNNIPFPLSLAPNVVPARYYIDITRDAFVRGTGFAGVWFDLVMLTILGLFFFNVSRRVLSRMQLPN; encoded by the coding sequence ATGAAAAGAATCATCGCCCAATGTATTAAAGAAATCGCCCAATTTCGCCGCGATCGCCTGACCTTAGCCTTAGCCTTTATCTTACCATTCATCACCTTAGTTATTTTCGGTTTTGCCATCAGGTTAGAAAGTAAGGATATCCCTTTAATCGTCCAAGATTTTAACCGAACAAACCTCAGCAGTAGCTACATAGAAAGATTATATGCTACCAATCAATTTATTCCCAAACAATGGACTGGTGGTAATCCCATACGTGATGCCATAGATAAAGGAATTGCCAAAGCTGCCGTAATTATTCCGCCTGAATTTAGCCGTGATATTCAAGCAGGTAAACACACAACAGTACAAGTTTTAATTGATGCCACAGACGTGAATAATGCGCGGGTAATTAGAAATAGTATTCAAAGAGTCACCAACTTTTTTATGCAGCATCATGGACTATTACCACCAACTAATAGTATTACAGCCAGAATGCGTTTATGGTTTAATCCTGGCAGATTAGAATCACTGTATATAGTGCCGGGAGTGTATGGCGTTGTCTTGTGGATTTTTCCTTCCTTGTTAGCTGCGATCGCAATGGTAAGAGAAAAAGAAAAAGGTACAATTATCCAAGTCTATGCTTCTAGTATCAGCGCCACCGAACTTTTACTCGGTAAAGGATTAGCCTACTTATTAATTGCCATCACTGAAACATTAATTGTCATGATTTTAGGCTCAATTATTTTTCAAGTTGGGCTTGTTAGCAACCCCATGACTTTAATAATTGGAACGCTGCTATTTCTGATAGATAGCGTCTTCTTTGGCTTACTTATAGGAGTACGTAGCAGTAATCAAAATGCTGCCGTTCAAGGTGTTTCCCTCGTTGGATTTATCACATCATTATTATTATCAGGTTTTATTTATCCCCTCAATAATATTCCTTTCCCTCTTTCATTAGCGCCTAACGTAGTTCCAGCGCGTTACTACATAGATATTACCCGTGATGCTTTTGTACGTGGTACAGGCTTTGCTGGAGTTTGGTTTGATTTAGTTATGTTGACAATCTTGGGTTTATTCTTCTTTAACGTATCACGCCGAGTTTTAAGCCGAATGCAATTACCGAATTAA
- a CDS encoding HAD family hydrolase, producing the protein MLANTILFDLDGTLTDPKLGITSCIQFALSELGYQPPQADELNWCIGPPIKDSFSQLLQTSDETILTQAITLYRSRFSTIGLFENTLYPQTIETLKTIRLAGYQTFVATSKPNIYATRIIEYFGLSTLFEQVYGSELDGTRSVKSDLIHYILVQENLLPESTIMVGDRKHDIIGAKVNNLTTIGVTYGYGTEQELKNHGADFIVHSPDEIAKLLIQRFSVECSTS; encoded by the coding sequence ATGCTTGCTAATACTATTTTATTTGATTTAGACGGAACATTGACAGACCCGAAGTTAGGAATTACTAGTTGTATTCAGTTTGCCTTATCTGAACTTGGTTATCAACCACCACAAGCTGATGAATTAAATTGGTGTATTGGCCCGCCAATAAAAGATAGTTTTTCTCAGTTATTACAGACCTCAGATGAGACAATACTTACACAAGCAATTACTTTGTATCGTAGTCGGTTTTCCACAATTGGGTTATTTGAAAATACTCTGTATCCGCAGACTATAGAAACTCTGAAGACAATTCGCTTGGCTGGTTATCAAACTTTTGTGGCGACTTCTAAACCTAATATTTATGCAACGCGCATTATTGAATATTTTGGTTTATCGACATTATTTGAGCAGGTTTATGGTAGTGAACTGGATGGAACGCGGAGTGTAAAATCTGATTTAATTCACTATATTTTGGTTCAGGAAAATCTGTTGCCTGAGAGTACAATTATGGTGGGCGATCGCAAACATGATATCATCGGAGCTAAGGTTAATAATTTAACCACCATTGGCGTTACTTATGGCTATGGAACTGAGCAAGAATTAAAAAATCATGGTGCAGACTTTATTGTTCATTCACCAGATGAAATTGCTAAATTACTGATACAGCGTTTTTCGGTTGAGTGTAGTACAAGTTGA
- a CDS encoding EVE domain-containing protein — protein sequence MNYWLMKSEPDVYGIADLQQQGETVWDGVRNYQARNYMRQMLVGDLVFFYHSNTAFPGIAGLMRVGKTGIADPSQFEPDSKYYDPKSTPEAPRWQTVVVEFVEVFEQPILLSTLKEKFSPEELTVVRTGNRLSVMPVSETVAQKILAMKTG from the coding sequence ATGAATTATTGGCTGATGAAATCTGAACCAGATGTTTATGGCATTGCCGACCTTCAACAGCAGGGCGAAACAGTCTGGGATGGTGTGCGGAATTACCAAGCACGCAACTATATGCGTCAAATGCTAGTTGGGGATTTAGTGTTTTTCTATCACTCTAATACTGCTTTTCCGGGTATTGCTGGGTTAATGCGTGTAGGCAAAACAGGTATTGCTGACCCGTCGCAGTTTGAACCAGACAGCAAATACTATGATCCGAAATCAACGCCTGAAGCACCACGTTGGCAAACAGTTGTGGTAGAGTTTGTGGAAGTGTTTGAGCAACCTATTTTGCTGTCAACTTTGAAAGAGAAATTTAGCCCAGAAGAATTAACCGTGGTGAGAACAGGTAATCGATTATCAGTTATGCCTGTGAGTGAAACTGTCGCCCAAAAAATTCTGGCTATGAAAACAGGCTAA